The following coding sequences are from one Euwallacea similis isolate ESF13 chromosome 27, ESF131.1, whole genome shotgun sequence window:
- the LOC136417230 gene encoding uncharacterized protein: MVEEENGHFRNFVRMSSVDFNLLLESIRDDISRNDTRFRKAVTAEERLAITLRYLATGDSYTSLQYLFNVSKQLISKIIPEVCRSLVKNLSQHVKVPSTAEEWTEISKQFEEIWNFPQCIGALDGKHILLQSPIHSGSTYYNYKSSFNIVLMALVDADYNFLYVNIGCQGGVSDGGVFKNCQLYKDLEKNKLHFPESSSLPGRNEKVPFVFVADEAFALSQNIMKPYSGLHVKGSKERIFNYRLSRARRVVENAFGIISSVFRVLRKPMLLEPEKAELITMTIICLHNFLRKSHSSKNLYAPEGTYDKEVNEQVIPGSWRSDCDNITSLIPLRNIPRKSSLSTNNIRTEFAEYFSSNGSVVWQNEYA, from the exons ATGGTGGAAGAAGAAAATGGTCATTTTCGAAACTTTGTTAGAATGTCCTCCGTagactttaatttattattggaaTCAATTCGAGATGATATTTCTAGAAATGATACACGATTTCGCAAAGCTGTGACAGCTGAAGAACGATTGGCTATAACACTGAGATATTTAGCAACTGGTGATTCATATACTAGTTTGCAATATCTTTTTAACGTATCGAAACaactaatttcaaaaataataccaGAAGTGTGCAGGTCGCTAGTGAAGAACTTATCCCAACATGTaaag gtacCTTCCACAGCTGAAGAGTGGacagaaatatcaaaacagTTTGAAGAAATATGGAACTTTCCACAGTGTATCGGAGCGCTTGatggaaaacatattttattacaatcgCCAATTCATAGTGGAAGTACATACTATAACTACAAATCAAGCTTTAACATTGTATTAATGGCTCTTGTTGATGCTGATTACAATTTCCTCTACGTTAATATTGGCTGTCAAGGAGGAGTATCTGACGGAGGAGTATTTAAAAACTGTCAGTTATATAAGgacttggaaaaaaataagttacatTTTCCGGAATCCTCGTCCTTACCGGGCAGAAATGAAAAGGTtccatttgtttttgttgcagATGAAGCGTTTGCTTTGTCACAAAATATCATGAAACCGTATTCTGGATTACACGTGAAAGGTTCTAAAGAACGAATCTTTAATTACAGATTAAGTAGAGCCAGGAGAGTTGTCGAAAATGCTTTCGGAATAATTTCATCTGTATTTCGAGTATTAAGAAAGCCAATGCTACTCGAACCAGAGAAAGCTGAACTTATTACTATGACTATAATTTGCTTACAtaatttcttaagaaaaagccattcatcaaaaaatttatatgcaCCAGAAGGTACATATGACAAGGAAGTAAACGAACAAGTTATTCCTGGCTCTTGGAGAAGTGACTGCGATAATATTACATCTTTAATTCCCTTAAGAAATATTCCACGAAAATCATCGCTATCAACTAATAACATCAGAACTGAATTCGCTGAATATTTCTCTTCAAACGGATCTGTTGTTTGGCAAAATGAATATGCTTAA